Proteins co-encoded in one Phycodurus eques isolate BA_2022a chromosome 21, UOR_Pequ_1.1, whole genome shotgun sequence genomic window:
- the scrib gene encoding protein scribble homolog isoform X13 has protein sequence MLKCIPLWRCNRHVESVDKRHCNLQAVPDEVFRYSRSLEELLLDANQLKELPKPFFRLLNLRKLGLSDNEIQRLPPEVANFMQLVELDISRNDIPEIPESIKFCRSLEIADFSGNPLSRLPDGFTQLRALAHLALNEVSLQTLPGDIGNLANLVTLELRENLLKCLPTSLSFLVKLEQLDLGSNELEVLPDTLGALPNLRELWLDRNQLSSLPSELGNLRRLVCLDVSENRLEELPSELDGLLALTDLLLTQNLLEVVPDSIGCLKQLSILKVDQNRLTHLTDSIGECENLTELVLTENLLQTLPRSLGKLKKLTNLNVDRNRLGAVPKELGGCASLNVLSLRDNRLGKLPAELADATELHVLDVAGNRLQNLPFALTNLNLKAMWLAENQSQPMLKFQTEDDERTGEKVLTCYLLPQQPSPSLENLLQNSVDDSWTDSNLNRVSVIQFQEETKTEDEDDEAAAERRGLQRRATPHPSELKVMKKGIEDRRNEAFAPRPEREDQPSDAQEKRLSDLSNQSHDSQVSDSTLSAISHEERREVALPSQREDLVDGHSRHEEEDLDEMEVEYIEPTVHFAEEPIIRGGDEDDGEEDGERSDEEDDMAPFPAEKQRLIRKDTPHYKKHFKITKLPQPETVAALLQGFNPDGLGSPARAAEDERDGHEEDEEDEGVGTPRLRLRVEASELEDSRYHVNSSQVKGVSFDQVNNLLIEPARIEEEEHTLTILRQTGGLGISIAGGKGSTPYKGDDEGIFISRVSEEGPAARAGVKVGDKLLEVNGVDLHKAEHHAAVEALRSSGAAVSMTVLRERMVEPENAITTTPLRPEDDYFPRERRSSSGLAFSLEGGHGQGAGLGPLQRLSTCLVRNDRGLGFSIAGGKGSTPYRTGDTGIYISRIAEGGAAHRDGTLRVGDRVISINGVDMTEARHDQAVALLTGTSPTIALLVERDPNAPRSPGLSRQRAHSPPPPEPSDSPDQDEEGLQGNHLGRMEDEYPIEFQRGWCMEVTLVKSGGPLGLSIVGGSDHASHPFGINEPGVFISKVIPHGLACESGLRVGDRILEVNAIDLRHATHQEAVRALLVNKQEIRMLVRRDPSPPGMQEIVIHKQPGEKLGISIRGGAKGHVGNPFDSTDEGIFISKVSSSGAAARDSRLQVGMRILEVNNHSLLGMTHTEAVRVLRAVGDSLVMLVCDGFDPRKVPTAEASPNKEPYASPGIIANPFASGIVRKNSMESISSIDRDLSPEEMDIMQKESEMVRETSQWEKEEMEKMERMRLEREEATRLLEEETENIGSGPLKLDYKTLAALPTTSLQKINRTPSSDYTSTESPIREAPYSPTIQPPSHQSSDSSLCSGRETRFASIHFTSTPNTRDHTSSSTRPGAILPVGRMRPSTSPAAPDGLSPSPFQHGPSPFNSQTSDMVYGVRNNFHAKQPSPESPSPGGKDSPEQRSFRDRQKYFEIDVKQQTPDKPKPRVSLVGEDDLKKMREEEERKFEQRAREYLLDEEEEDDEEDLAKHVAQMKVTGKVLLDGVEYDVEPVSVPSQPCATPPGYCGSSGPSSVDGKGDTPRNSLDDSFRLEQRPNSMTGLIPVYAGDSAAPIRTAKAERRHQERLRMQSPELAVAPDKDLSPAEKRALEAEKRAMWRAARMKSLEQDALKAQMVIAKSRDGKKRGTLDQLAESPSPAPTPSPTPMEELISPRGLTSPGRLSLSSKSLLTRWTTCSSPTTARSIRVAPPARRPRTPCPLPRPSRRWRCTATSASCDKGAAVWRPPCPRNISHKHDTRRRVHFKETRKALLHIQPCLQSPSRPRFLPPG, from the exons ATTGCCGGATGGTTTCACTCAGCTGCGAGCGCTGGCTCACTTGGCGCTCAACGAGGTGTCGTTGCAGACTCTGCCCGGCGACATCGGAAA TCTGGCCAACCTGGTGACGCTGGAGCTGAGGGAGAACCTGCTCAAGTGTCTGCCCAC GTCGCTGTCCTTCCTGGTGAAACTGGAACAGCTGGACCTGGGCAGCAACGAACTGGAAGTGTTG CCGGACACACTCGGCGCACTGCCCAACCTGAGGGAGCTTTGGCTGGACCGCAACCAGTTGTCCTCCTTACCATCG GAGCTGGGGAACCTCCGGAGACTGGTGTGTCTGGACGTGTCGGAGAATCGCCTGGAGGAGCTTCCCTCCGAGCTGGACGGCCTCCTGGCCCTCACCGACCTGCTGCTCACACAGAACCTGCTGGAGGTGGTTCCGGACAGCATAG GTTGTCTGAAGCAACTGTCCATCCTCAAGGTGGACCAAAACAGACTTACTCACCTGACGGACTCCATTGGAGAGTGTGAAAACCTGACGGAGCTCGTCCTGACCGAGAACCTCCTCCAG ACGCTTCCTCGCTCGCTGGGCAAGCTGAAGAAGCTGACCAACTTGAATGTGGACCGCAACCGCCTGGGCGCCGTGCCCAAGGAGCTGGGCGGCTGCGCCAGCCTCAACGTGCTCTCGCTGCGCGACAACCGCCTGGGCAAGCTACCCGCTGAGCTCGCCGACGCCACAGAGCTGCACGTGCTGGATGTGGCTGGGAACAG ATTACAAAATCTGCCTTTTGCCTTGACAAACCTCAATTTGAAGGCCATGTGGCTGGCAGAGAACCAGTCGCAGCCCATGCTCAAGTTCCAAACCGAGGATGACGAGCGCACGGGGGAGAAAGTGTTGACCTGCTACCTGCTGCCTCAGCAGCCTTCCCCCAGCCTTG AGAACCTGCTGCAGAACAGCGTGGACGACAGCTGGACGGACAGCAACCTGAACAGAGTCTCGGTCATTCAGTTCCAGGAAGAGACCAAGAccgaggacgaggacgacgaggCTGCCGCCGAGCGCAGG GGCCTTCAGCGTCGAGCCACACCTCATCCCAGCGAGCTAAAGGTGATGAAAAAGGGGATCGAGGACAGGCGGAACGAAGCGTTCGCGCCCAGGCCCGAAAGAGAAGATCAGCCCTCCGATGCGCAG gagaaacggctcagcgACCTCTCGAACCAGAGCCACGACTCGCAGGTGTCCGACAGCACGCTGTCAGCCATCTCCCACGAGGAGCGGCGAGAGGTCGCCTTGCCCTCCCAGAGAGAGGACCTTGTGGACGGGCACTCCCGCCACGAGGAGGAGGACCTGGATGAGATGGAGGTGGAGTACATTGAG CCCACCGTACACTTTGCCGAGGAGCCCATCATCCGCGGCGGGGACGAGGACGACGGCGAGGAAGACGGCGAGCGGAGCGACGAGGAAGATGACATGGCCCCCTTCCCCGCCGAGAAGCAGCGTCTCATCCGGAAGGACACGCCGCACTACAAGAAGCACTTCAAGATCACCAAGTTGCCCCAACCCGAGACGGTGGCGGCCCTCCTGCAGGGCTTCAACCCCGACGGGCTCGGCTCGCCCGCGCGGGCCGCCGAGGACGAGCGGGACGGGCacgaggaggacgaggaagacGAGGGCGTCGGTACCCCTCGACTACGTCTCAGGGTGGAGGCGTCGGAGCTGGAAGACAGCCGATACCACGTCAACTCCAGTCAAGTCAAG GGGGTGTCATTTGATCAAGTCAATAATCTGCTGATTGAACCTGCTCGAATTGAGGAGGAAGAG CACACCTTAACCATCCTGCGCCAAACGGGCGGCCTCGGCATCAGCATTGCCGGCGGGAAAGGGTCCACGCCGTACAAGGGGGACGACGAG GGTATCTTCATCTCCAGAGTTTCTGAGGAAGGACCTGCAGCCAGAGCAGGAGTGAAAGTAGGAGACAAGCTGCTGGAG GTGAACGGCGTGGACCTCCACAAGGCTGAGCACCACGCGGCCGTGGAGGCCCTGCGCAGTTCCGGGGCCGCCGTCTCCATGACGGTGCTGCGCGAGCGCATGGTGGAGCCGGAAAACGCCATCACCACCACGCCGCTCAGGCCCGAGGACGACTACTTCCCACGGGAGAGGCGCAGCAGCAGCGGGCTGGCCTTCAGCTTGGAGGGCGGTCACGGCCAGGGTGCCGGGTTAGGACCCCTGCAGCGCCTCTCCACCTGCTTGGTGCGCAACGACAGGGGGCTGGGCTTCAGCATCGCCGGAGGAAAGGGATCCACGCCGTACCGCACTGGGGACACG gGGATCTACATCTCTCGGATTGCAGAGGGGGGAGCAGCCCACCGAGACGGCACGCTACGCGTAGGCGACCGGGTCATCTCT ATCAATGGTGTAGACATGACAGAGGCCAGACATGACCAGGCAGTAGCGCTCCTTACCGGCACCTCGCCCACTATCGCCCTACTGGTTGAGCGAGACCCCAACGCCCCGCGCTCCCCGGGCCTCTCCCGGCAGCGGGCCCACTCCCCGCCGCCACCGGAGCCCTCGGACTCTCCGGACCAGGACGAAGAGGGCCTGCAGGGGAACCACCTGGGCCGAATGGAGGATGAATACCCCATTGAG TTCCAGAGAGGATGGTGCATG GAAGTGACGCTGGTCAAGTCAGGCGGTCCCCTCGGCCTGAGCATCGTGGGGGGCAGCGACCACGCCAGCCACCCCTTCGGCATCAACGAACCCGGGGTGTTCATCTCAAAG GTGATCCCTCACGGTTTGGCGTGTGAAAGCGGCTTGCGTGTGGGTGACCGGATCCTGGAGGTGAACGCCATCGACCTGCGCCACGCTACGCACCAGGAGGCCGTGCGGGCGCTGTTGGTCAACAAACAGGAGATCCGGATGCTGGTGCGCAGAGATCCCTCGCCGCCCGGGATGCAG GAAATTGTGATCCACAAGCAGCCAGGGGAGAAACTGGGAATCAGTATACGTGGAGGAGCTAAAGGCCACGTAGGAAATCCTTTTGACTCGACTGATGAGGGCATCTTCATATCCAAG GTGAGCTCAAGTGGCGCGGCCGCCCGGGACAGCCGGTTGCAGGTGGGCATGCGCATCCTGGAGGTGAACAACCACAGCTTGCTTGGCATGACGCACACAGAGGCCGTGCGAGTGTTGCGGGCCGTGGGCGACTCCCTGGTCATGCTGGTGTGCGACGGCTTCGACCCGCGCAAAGTGCCCACTGCGGAGGCGAGTCCCAACAAGGAGCCTTAT GCGTCTCCTGGCATCATCGCCAACCCTTTTGCATCAGGCATCGTTCGTAAAAACAGTATGGAGAGTATCTCTTCTATAGATAGAGACCTGAGCCCAGAAGAGATGGACATCATGCAAAAG GAGTCTGAGATGGTGAGGGAGACGTCCCAGTGGGAGAAGGAAGAGATGGAGAAAATG GAGCGTATGCGCTTGGAACGAGAGGAGGCAACTCGCCTGCTAGAAGAGGAGACCGAG AACATCGGCAGTGGACCTTTAAAGCTGGACTACAAAACCTTGGCAGCGTTGCCCACCACCAGCCTGCAGAAGATCAATAGG ACCCCATCATCTGATTACACCAGCACCGAGAGTCCAATCAGAGAAGCCCCCTACTCTCCGACAATCCAGCCG CCCAGCCACCAGTCTTCCGATAGCTCCCTGTGTTCCGGCAGGGAGACCCGCTTC GCAAGCATTCATTTCACCTCCACCCCCAACACCAGGGACCACACTTCATCCTCT ACCCGACCGGGCGCCATCCTCCCCGTCGGGCGCATGCGACCGAGCACCTCCCCGGCCGCTCCGGACGGCCTCAGCCCTAGCCCCTTCCAGCATGGCCCCTCTCCCTTCAACTCTCAGACCTCT GACATGGTGTATGGTGTGAGGAACAATTTCCATGCCAAGCAGCCTTCTCCAGAG AGTCCGTCGCCCGGTGGCAAGGACAGCCCGGAGCAGCGCTCCTTCCGGGATCGGCAGAAATACTTTGAGATCGACGTGAAGCAGCAGACGCCCGACAAGCCCAAGCCTCGCGTCTCGCTGGTCGGCGAGGACGACCTCAAGAAGATGAGGGAGGAGGAAG AGCGTAAATTTGAGCAGAGAGCGCGGGAGTACCTGCtggacgaagaggaggaggatgacgagGAGGACCTGGCCAAGCACGTGGCGCAGATGAAGGTGACTGGCAAGGTGCTGCTGGACGGAGTGGAGTACGACGTGGAGCCCGTGTCCGTGCCGTCGCAGCCGTGCGCCACGCCGCCCGGCTACTGCGGGAGTTCAGG GCCCTCGTCAGTGGACGGTAAAGGAGACACACCGAGGAATTCGTTGGACGACAGCTTCAGACTGGAGCAGCGGCCCAACTCCATGACTGG tTTGATCCCCGTGTACGCCGGTGACTCCGCGGCTCCCATTCGCACGGCCAAAGCCGAGCGGCGACACCAGGAGAGGCTCCGCATGCAGAGTCCGGAGCTGGCCGTGGCCCCGGACAAGGACCTCTCCCCCGCCGAGAAGCGAGCCCTGGAGGCCGAGAAGAGAGCCATGTGGAGAGCGGCACG GATGAAGTCTCTGGAACAGGACGCGCTCAAAGCCCAGATGGTCATCGCCAAGTCTCGGGACGGGAAAAAGCGCGGCACCCTGGACCAGCTGGCGGAGTCGCCCTCGCCCGCGCCCACACCCTCGCCCACCCCGATGGAAG AGCTCATCAGTCCTCGAGGACTAACCTCCCCGGGCAGACTG TCCCTGTCATCAAAGAG TCTCCTGACGCGGTGGACGACGTGCAGTTCACCGACGACGGCTCGCAGCATCCGG gTCGCGCCACCGGCCCGGAGGCCGAGGACCCCGTGCCCGCTACCTCGGCCCTCGAGGAGATGGCGCTGTACAGCAACAAGCGCAAGCTGCGACAAGGGCGCCGCAGTTTGGAGACCGCCGTGCCCACGTAACATCTCACATAAACACGACACAAGAAGAAGAGTCCATTTTAAAGAGACCAGGAAAGCGCTCCTTCATATCCAGCCTTGCCTTCAGTCGCCATCGAGACCGCGCTTCCTCCCGCCCGGCTAA
- the scrib gene encoding protein scribble homolog isoform X1: protein MLKCIPLWRCNRHVESVDKRHCNLQAVPDEVFRYSRSLEELLLDANQLKELPKPFFRLLNLRKLGLSDNEIQRLPPEVANFMQLVELDISRNDIPEIPESIKFCRSLEIADFSGNPLSRLPDGFTQLRALAHLALNEVSLQTLPGDIGNLANLVTLELRENLLKCLPTSLSFLVKLEQLDLGSNELEVLPDTLGALPNLRELWLDRNQLSSLPSELGNLRRLVCLDVSENRLEELPSELDGLLALTDLLLTQNLLEVVPDSIGCLKQLSILKVDQNRLTHLTDSIGECENLTELVLTENLLQTLPRSLGKLKKLTNLNVDRNRLGAVPKELGGCASLNVLSLRDNRLGKLPAELADATELHVLDVAGNRLQNLPFALTNLNLKAMWLAENQSQPMLKFQTEDDERTGEKVLTCYLLPQQPSPSLENLLQNSVDDSWTDSNLNRVSVIQFQEETKTEDEDDEAAAERRGLQRRATPHPSELKVMKKGIEDRRNEAFAPRPEREDQPSDAQEKRLSDLSNQSHDSQVSDSTLSAISHEERREVALPSQREDLVDGHSRHEEEDLDEMEVEYIEPTVHFAEEPIIRGGDEDDGEEDGERSDEEDDMAPFPAEKQRLIRKDTPHYKKHFKITKLPQPETVAALLQGFNPDGLGSPARAAEDERDGHEEDEEDEGVGTPRLRLRVEASELEDSRYHVNSSQVKGVSFDQVNNLLIEPARIEEEEHTLTILRQTGGLGISIAGGKGSTPYKGDDEGIFISRVSEEGPAARAGVKVGDKLLEVNGVDLHKAEHHAAVEALRSSGAAVSMTVLRERMVEPENAITTTPLRPEDDYFPRERRSSSGLAFSLEGGHGQGAGLGPLQRLSTCLVRNDRGLGFSIAGGKGSTPYRTGDTGIYISRIAEGGAAHRDGTLRVGDRVISINGVDMTEARHDQAVALLTGTSPTIALLVERDPNAPRSPGLSRQRAHSPPPPEPSDSPDQDEEGLQGNHLGRMEDEYPIEFQRGWCMEVTLVKSGGPLGLSIVGGSDHASHPFGINEPGVFISKVIPHGLACESGLRVGDRILEVNAIDLRHATHQEAVRALLVNKQEIRMLVRRDPSPPGMQEIVIHKQPGEKLGISIRGGAKGHVGNPFDSTDEGIFISKVSSSGAAARDSRLQVGMRILEVNNHSLLGMTHTEAVRVLRAVGDSLVMLVCDGFDPRKVPTAEASPNKEPYASPGIIANPFASGIVRKNSMESISSIDRDLSPEEMDIMQKESEMVRETSQWEKEEMEKMERMRLEREEATRLLEEETENIGSGPLKLDYKTLAALPTTSLQKINRTPSSDYTSTESPIREAPYSPTIQPPSHQSSDSSLCSGRETRFASIHFTSTPNTRDHTSSSTRPGAILPVGRMRPSTSPAAPDGLSPSPFQHGPSPFNSQTSDMVYGVRNNFHAKQPSPEPELNNEVFDDGADGQEGAGGAAAVKVAARSALSPDRLEYMNLAAVPRLSRPSLDTQSPSPGGKDSPEQRSFRDRQKYFEIDVKQQTPDKPKPRVSLVGEDDLKKMREEEERKFEQRAREYLLDEEEEDDEEDLAKHVAQMKVTGKVLLDGVEYDVEPVSVPSQPCATPPGYCGSSGPSSVDGKGDTPRNSLDDSFRLEQRPNSMTGLIPVYAGDSAAPIRTAKAERRHQERLRMQSPELAVAPDKDLSPAEKRALEAEKRAMWRAARMKSLEQDALKAQMVIAKSRDGKKRGTLDQLAESPSPAPTPSPTPMEELISPRGLTSPGRLSLSSKSLLTRWTTCSSPTTARSIRVAPPARRPRTPCPLPRPSRRWRCTATSASCDKGAAVWRPPCPRNISHKHDTRRRVHFKETRKALLHIQPCLQSPSRPRFLPPG from the exons ATTGCCGGATGGTTTCACTCAGCTGCGAGCGCTGGCTCACTTGGCGCTCAACGAGGTGTCGTTGCAGACTCTGCCCGGCGACATCGGAAA TCTGGCCAACCTGGTGACGCTGGAGCTGAGGGAGAACCTGCTCAAGTGTCTGCCCAC GTCGCTGTCCTTCCTGGTGAAACTGGAACAGCTGGACCTGGGCAGCAACGAACTGGAAGTGTTG CCGGACACACTCGGCGCACTGCCCAACCTGAGGGAGCTTTGGCTGGACCGCAACCAGTTGTCCTCCTTACCATCG GAGCTGGGGAACCTCCGGAGACTGGTGTGTCTGGACGTGTCGGAGAATCGCCTGGAGGAGCTTCCCTCCGAGCTGGACGGCCTCCTGGCCCTCACCGACCTGCTGCTCACACAGAACCTGCTGGAGGTGGTTCCGGACAGCATAG GTTGTCTGAAGCAACTGTCCATCCTCAAGGTGGACCAAAACAGACTTACTCACCTGACGGACTCCATTGGAGAGTGTGAAAACCTGACGGAGCTCGTCCTGACCGAGAACCTCCTCCAG ACGCTTCCTCGCTCGCTGGGCAAGCTGAAGAAGCTGACCAACTTGAATGTGGACCGCAACCGCCTGGGCGCCGTGCCCAAGGAGCTGGGCGGCTGCGCCAGCCTCAACGTGCTCTCGCTGCGCGACAACCGCCTGGGCAAGCTACCCGCTGAGCTCGCCGACGCCACAGAGCTGCACGTGCTGGATGTGGCTGGGAACAG ATTACAAAATCTGCCTTTTGCCTTGACAAACCTCAATTTGAAGGCCATGTGGCTGGCAGAGAACCAGTCGCAGCCCATGCTCAAGTTCCAAACCGAGGATGACGAGCGCACGGGGGAGAAAGTGTTGACCTGCTACCTGCTGCCTCAGCAGCCTTCCCCCAGCCTTG AGAACCTGCTGCAGAACAGCGTGGACGACAGCTGGACGGACAGCAACCTGAACAGAGTCTCGGTCATTCAGTTCCAGGAAGAGACCAAGAccgaggacgaggacgacgaggCTGCCGCCGAGCGCAGG GGCCTTCAGCGTCGAGCCACACCTCATCCCAGCGAGCTAAAGGTGATGAAAAAGGGGATCGAGGACAGGCGGAACGAAGCGTTCGCGCCCAGGCCCGAAAGAGAAGATCAGCCCTCCGATGCGCAG gagaaacggctcagcgACCTCTCGAACCAGAGCCACGACTCGCAGGTGTCCGACAGCACGCTGTCAGCCATCTCCCACGAGGAGCGGCGAGAGGTCGCCTTGCCCTCCCAGAGAGAGGACCTTGTGGACGGGCACTCCCGCCACGAGGAGGAGGACCTGGATGAGATGGAGGTGGAGTACATTGAG CCCACCGTACACTTTGCCGAGGAGCCCATCATCCGCGGCGGGGACGAGGACGACGGCGAGGAAGACGGCGAGCGGAGCGACGAGGAAGATGACATGGCCCCCTTCCCCGCCGAGAAGCAGCGTCTCATCCGGAAGGACACGCCGCACTACAAGAAGCACTTCAAGATCACCAAGTTGCCCCAACCCGAGACGGTGGCGGCCCTCCTGCAGGGCTTCAACCCCGACGGGCTCGGCTCGCCCGCGCGGGCCGCCGAGGACGAGCGGGACGGGCacgaggaggacgaggaagacGAGGGCGTCGGTACCCCTCGACTACGTCTCAGGGTGGAGGCGTCGGAGCTGGAAGACAGCCGATACCACGTCAACTCCAGTCAAGTCAAG GGGGTGTCATTTGATCAAGTCAATAATCTGCTGATTGAACCTGCTCGAATTGAGGAGGAAGAG CACACCTTAACCATCCTGCGCCAAACGGGCGGCCTCGGCATCAGCATTGCCGGCGGGAAAGGGTCCACGCCGTACAAGGGGGACGACGAG GGTATCTTCATCTCCAGAGTTTCTGAGGAAGGACCTGCAGCCAGAGCAGGAGTGAAAGTAGGAGACAAGCTGCTGGAG GTGAACGGCGTGGACCTCCACAAGGCTGAGCACCACGCGGCCGTGGAGGCCCTGCGCAGTTCCGGGGCCGCCGTCTCCATGACGGTGCTGCGCGAGCGCATGGTGGAGCCGGAAAACGCCATCACCACCACGCCGCTCAGGCCCGAGGACGACTACTTCCCACGGGAGAGGCGCAGCAGCAGCGGGCTGGCCTTCAGCTTGGAGGGCGGTCACGGCCAGGGTGCCGGGTTAGGACCCCTGCAGCGCCTCTCCACCTGCTTGGTGCGCAACGACAGGGGGCTGGGCTTCAGCATCGCCGGAGGAAAGGGATCCACGCCGTACCGCACTGGGGACACG gGGATCTACATCTCTCGGATTGCAGAGGGGGGAGCAGCCCACCGAGACGGCACGCTACGCGTAGGCGACCGGGTCATCTCT ATCAATGGTGTAGACATGACAGAGGCCAGACATGACCAGGCAGTAGCGCTCCTTACCGGCACCTCGCCCACTATCGCCCTACTGGTTGAGCGAGACCCCAACGCCCCGCGCTCCCCGGGCCTCTCCCGGCAGCGGGCCCACTCCCCGCCGCCACCGGAGCCCTCGGACTCTCCGGACCAGGACGAAGAGGGCCTGCAGGGGAACCACCTGGGCCGAATGGAGGATGAATACCCCATTGAG TTCCAGAGAGGATGGTGCATG GAAGTGACGCTGGTCAAGTCAGGCGGTCCCCTCGGCCTGAGCATCGTGGGGGGCAGCGACCACGCCAGCCACCCCTTCGGCATCAACGAACCCGGGGTGTTCATCTCAAAG GTGATCCCTCACGGTTTGGCGTGTGAAAGCGGCTTGCGTGTGGGTGACCGGATCCTGGAGGTGAACGCCATCGACCTGCGCCACGCTACGCACCAGGAGGCCGTGCGGGCGCTGTTGGTCAACAAACAGGAGATCCGGATGCTGGTGCGCAGAGATCCCTCGCCGCCCGGGATGCAG GAAATTGTGATCCACAAGCAGCCAGGGGAGAAACTGGGAATCAGTATACGTGGAGGAGCTAAAGGCCACGTAGGAAATCCTTTTGACTCGACTGATGAGGGCATCTTCATATCCAAG GTGAGCTCAAGTGGCGCGGCCGCCCGGGACAGCCGGTTGCAGGTGGGCATGCGCATCCTGGAGGTGAACAACCACAGCTTGCTTGGCATGACGCACACAGAGGCCGTGCGAGTGTTGCGGGCCGTGGGCGACTCCCTGGTCATGCTGGTGTGCGACGGCTTCGACCCGCGCAAAGTGCCCACTGCGGAGGCGAGTCCCAACAAGGAGCCTTAT GCGTCTCCTGGCATCATCGCCAACCCTTTTGCATCAGGCATCGTTCGTAAAAACAGTATGGAGAGTATCTCTTCTATAGATAGAGACCTGAGCCCAGAAGAGATGGACATCATGCAAAAG GAGTCTGAGATGGTGAGGGAGACGTCCCAGTGGGAGAAGGAAGAGATGGAGAAAATG GAGCGTATGCGCTTGGAACGAGAGGAGGCAACTCGCCTGCTAGAAGAGGAGACCGAG AACATCGGCAGTGGACCTTTAAAGCTGGACTACAAAACCTTGGCAGCGTTGCCCACCACCAGCCTGCAGAAGATCAATAGG ACCCCATCATCTGATTACACCAGCACCGAGAGTCCAATCAGAGAAGCCCCCTACTCTCCGACAATCCAGCCG CCCAGCCACCAGTCTTCCGATAGCTCCCTGTGTTCCGGCAGGGAGACCCGCTTC GCAAGCATTCATTTCACCTCCACCCCCAACACCAGGGACCACACTTCATCCTCT ACCCGACCGGGCGCCATCCTCCCCGTCGGGCGCATGCGACCGAGCACCTCCCCGGCCGCTCCGGACGGCCTCAGCCCTAGCCCCTTCCAGCATGGCCCCTCTCCCTTCAACTCTCAGACCTCT GACATGGTGTATGGTGTGAGGAACAATTTCCATGCCAAGCAGCCTTCTCCAGAG CCCGAGTTGAACAACGAGGTGTTTGACGACGGCGCGGACGGTCAGGAGGGGGCCGGCGGAGCTGCGGCCGTCAAGGTCGCGGCCCGCTCCGCCCTCTCGCCTGACCGTTTGGAGTACATGAATCTGGCGGCCGTGCCTCGTCTCTCCAGGCCGTCCCTGGACACGCAG AGTCCGTCGCCCGGTGGCAAGGACAGCCCGGAGCAGCGCTCCTTCCGGGATCGGCAGAAATACTTTGAGATCGACGTGAAGCAGCAGACGCCCGACAAGCCCAAGCCTCGCGTCTCGCTGGTCGGCGAGGACGACCTCAAGAAGATGAGGGAGGAGGAAG AGCGTAAATTTGAGCAGAGAGCGCGGGAGTACCTGCtggacgaagaggaggaggatgacgagGAGGACCTGGCCAAGCACGTGGCGCAGATGAAGGTGACTGGCAAGGTGCTGCTGGACGGAGTGGAGTACGACGTGGAGCCCGTGTCCGTGCCGTCGCAGCCGTGCGCCACGCCGCCCGGCTACTGCGGGAGTTCAGG GCCCTCGTCAGTGGACGGTAAAGGAGACACACCGAGGAATTCGTTGGACGACAGCTTCAGACTGGAGCAGCGGCCCAACTCCATGACTGG tTTGATCCCCGTGTACGCCGGTGACTCCGCGGCTCCCATTCGCACGGCCAAAGCCGAGCGGCGACACCAGGAGAGGCTCCGCATGCAGAGTCCGGAGCTGGCCGTGGCCCCGGACAAGGACCTCTCCCCCGCCGAGAAGCGAGCCCTGGAGGCCGAGAAGAGAGCCATGTGGAGAGCGGCACG GATGAAGTCTCTGGAACAGGACGCGCTCAAAGCCCAGATGGTCATCGCCAAGTCTCGGGACGGGAAAAAGCGCGGCACCCTGGACCAGCTGGCGGAGTCGCCCTCGCCCGCGCCCACACCCTCGCCCACCCCGATGGAAG AGCTCATCAGTCCTCGAGGACTAACCTCCCCGGGCAGACTG TCCCTGTCATCAAAGAG TCTCCTGACGCGGTGGACGACGTGCAGTTCACCGACGACGGCTCGCAGCATCCGG gTCGCGCCACCGGCCCGGAGGCCGAGGACCCCGTGCCCGCTACCTCGGCCCTCGAGGAGATGGCGCTGTACAGCAACAAGCGCAAGCTGCGACAAGGGCGCCGCAGTTTGGAGACCGCCGTGCCCACGTAACATCTCACATAAACACGACACAAGAAGAAGAGTCCATTTTAAAGAGACCAGGAAAGCGCTCCTTCATATCCAGCCTTGCCTTCAGTCGCCATCGAGACCGCGCTTCCTCCCGCCCGGCTAA